Genomic segment of Nitrospirota bacterium:
GATCCGGCATCGGTTATGAGCTCTTGACGCCTTCCCCGCCCTTGAGGGAAGCAATGAACACATAGATGTCCTGGAGCGTCCGTATGTCCCGCACCCGTTCCTCGTTCCGGATCTTGACGCCGAAGGCGTTCTGGAGCGCGACGATCAGATCGACGATATCGAGACTGTCGAGCCCGAGGTCGGTGAAGATATGGGCCCCCGGAACCAGCCGCTCCTTCTCGATCTCAAAGGATTCCACAAACACGTTGTTCGTCCTGTCGATGATCTCCTGATCTGTCATGCAATCCTCCGTTCGCCAAATCCCGAATCATGAATTCCGCAATTCCGCATAATACGGAATACCCAAAGCCACGGTCGCAATTCTCCATCGTTTTGAATTTGATGCCTGGAGAGTATTGACGATGTGGTGCCTACTCTCCGGCGTTTATATTTTCCTGCACACCAGCGCCGCGTTTATACCTCCGAAGGCGAACCCGTTCTTCAACACGGTTCTCACGTCCTTTCGCAGCGGTTTCGTGACGTGATCGATTCCTTCGCAGTCGGAGGCCACGTTCTCCAGATTCAGCGTCGGGTAGATGACTCCGCGCTGCATCATCGACAGGGACGCTGCCAGCTCGATGGCGCCTGACGCGCCCAGCGTATGCCCGATGTAGCCCTTCAGACTGCTGACCGGTACGGTCTTGCCGAAGATATCGCGGATGGCCTCCGCCTCTTCCTGGTCGCCCTGAAGGGTGGCGGTCGCATGGGCGTTGATGTAATCGATATCCCCGGCCCCGGTACCGGCATCGCGCATCGCCTGGCGCATGCAGGACACCATGGACTCCCGGTTCGACTGGCTCACATGCAGACCGTTTGCGGTCGTGCTGAAGCCTATGATCTCGGCATAGATCCTGGCGTTCCGCCTGACCGCCCGGTCGTAATCCTCGAGGACGAGTATCCCGCTCCCCTCTCCGCAGACCAGCCCGTCACGGTCCCGGTCGAAGGGACGGGGCGTCCTCGCAGGAGCGTCATTGTACTTCGAGGACGTGGCGAACAGGATGTCAAAGGACCCGGTCACCGTGGGATGCAACTCCTCGGCTCCTCCGCAGAGCAGGACGTCCTGGCGGCCGAGCCGTATCAGGTCATATCCGACGCCCAGGGCATGCAGCGCCGACGCGCAGGCAGCGGCGGGCGCCATGATCATGCCGTTCAATCCCAGGTACTGCGCCACGTTGACCGCGGCGGTATGGGACATGCAGTGAAAGAACATGGTCGAGTTGAGCCTGCTCAGGTCCCTGTCCGGGAGCATGATCTCGAAGGCGTCGTTGATGCTCTTCGCGCTTCCCATCGTGGACCCGATGACGCACCCGGCCCTCCAGGGGTCCTCGGCGGCCAGATCGAGACCGGCATCCGCAACCGCTTCATCGGCAGCCCGGGCCGCAAAAATACTCATGCGCCCCATGGACCGTCGCTTCTGGCGCGGGATGCGCTTTTCGTCCTGCATCTCGGCCGGAGCGCCGACCAGGCTGTGGAGGCCGATGTATTGTTCCCACCCCTCCATGCGGCGTATGGCACTGCGGCCCTCCTCGATCCCCTGCATCAGGGCAGGCACGCCGTTGCCCAGAGGCGATACCGCGCCAATGCCGGTTATGGCCACGCGTTTCAATGACATGATGCCTTGCTCAGAAGTCTTCCGTACCGTTCCTTGCCCACGAGAGCGCGGCCGACGATCAGGGAGGACATCATCCCGCCTATGATCCCGGGCAGCAGTGCGCTCTGCCCCGCTGCATACAGATTGTGGAGCGGCAGTTTTCCGATCAGGTTGAACTGTCCCATCTTCTGCTTCACACCGTAGGCACTTCCGTCCGGGTTGTTCAGATATTCCTTGAAGGTGAGCATGGACCCGGCATCCACGAT
This window contains:
- a CDS encoding beta-ketoacyl synthase N-terminal-like domain-containing protein; protein product: MSLKRVAITGIGAVSPLGNGVPALMQGIEEGRSAIRRMEGWEQYIGLHSLVGAPAEMQDEKRIPRQKRRSMGRMSIFAARAADEAVADAGLDLAAEDPWRAGCVIGSTMGSAKSINDAFEIMLPDRDLSRLNSTMFFHCMSHTAAVNVAQYLGLNGMIMAPAAACASALHALGVGYDLIRLGRQDVLLCGGAEELHPTVTGSFDILFATSSKYNDAPARTPRPFDRDRDGLVCGEGSGILVLEDYDRAVRRNARIYAEIIGFSTTANGLHVSQSNRESMVSCMRQAMRDAGTGAGDIDYINAHATATLQGDQEEAEAIRDIFGKTVPVSSLKGYIGHTLGASGAIELAASLSMMQRGVIYPTLNLENVASDCEGIDHVTKPLRKDVRTVLKNGFAFGGINAALVCRKI
- a CDS encoding acyl carrier protein, coding for MTDQEIIDRTNNVFVESFEIEKERLVPGAHIFTDLGLDSLDIVDLIVALQNAFGVKIRNEERVRDIRTLQDIYVFIASLKGGEGVKSS